The following coding sequences are from one Methanohalophilus halophilus window:
- the priS gene encoding DNA primase catalytic subunit PriS: protein MNTSTRRYLKSRFHDYYREAKIHAPHSLTNREWGFISYDSMPETMMYRHKAFGTQGELRDYLVSMQPAHVYHSVALYDYPDAPTMKEKKWQGADLIFDLDADHLQDAPSSYAAMLDMVKTESLRLLDFLVDDFGFDEDNIKAVFSGGRGYHFHITDPLIWNLESSQRREIVDYVGGKGIKSEYFYQKEFMIGDHGTGTRTFNDRTEILSKYVIKNPDTGWGKRLAEYIASYLEEEGQKEEKERFADIKNTKGFGKKTQQRMNRISKDSKALEDIRRGRLDFGKIKDFKAIMAQFFDNTIDQHRVTLAGSAQVDEPVTADIKRLIRLPGSLHGGSGMKVIPLGLEDMEDFEPLQDAVAFSDKPVTLKAIKPFEVQMKDLDIRVEEGVQELPEYAAVYLMCRGVAEYGSY, encoded by the coding sequence ATGAACACATCAACAAGACGCTATCTCAAATCAAGGTTCCATGATTATTACAGGGAGGCAAAGATACATGCCCCCCATTCCCTGACCAACCGTGAATGGGGATTCATATCGTATGATTCCATGCCGGAAACCATGATGTACAGGCATAAAGCATTCGGTACGCAAGGAGAACTCAGAGATTATCTTGTATCGATGCAACCGGCCCATGTGTATCATTCGGTTGCCCTTTATGATTATCCGGATGCACCCACAATGAAAGAGAAAAAATGGCAGGGTGCAGACCTGATTTTTGATCTGGATGCTGATCACTTGCAGGATGCCCCTTCTTCCTATGCAGCAATGCTGGATATGGTAAAAACAGAATCATTGAGACTGCTGGATTTCCTGGTAGATGATTTTGGTTTTGACGAAGATAATATAAAAGCCGTCTTTTCCGGTGGGAGGGGATACCACTTCCATATAACTGACCCCTTAATATGGAATCTGGAAAGTTCCCAGAGAAGGGAAATTGTGGATTATGTGGGAGGAAAGGGGATTAAATCTGAATATTTCTACCAGAAAGAATTCATGATCGGAGACCATGGAACCGGAACACGTACCTTCAATGACCGAACTGAGATACTTTCCAAATATGTCATCAAAAACCCCGATACCGGCTGGGGGAAAAGACTTGCTGAATATATTGCCTCATATCTTGAAGAAGAAGGACAAAAGGAAGAAAAGGAGCGTTTTGCGGATATAAAAAATACAAAGGGATTTGGCAAAAAAACACAGCAACGGATGAACCGGATATCCAAAGACAGTAAAGCCCTGGAAGACATACGCAGAGGAAGACTGGATTTTGGAAAAATTAAGGATTTCAAAGCCATAATGGCCCAATTTTTTGATAATACCATCGACCAGCATCGAGTCACGCTGGCGGGATCAGCACAGGTGGATGAACCGGTCACCGCAGATATAAAAAGATTGATACGATTACCGGGTTCCCTGCACGGCGGCTCAGGGATGAAGGTAATTCCTTTAGGTCTGGAAGACATGGAGGATTTCGAACCACTTCAGGATGCTGTTGCTTTTTCGGATAAGCCGGTAACGTTAAAAGCCATAAAACCTTTTGAAGTACAAATGAAGGATCTGGATATCCGGGTTGAAGAGGGAGTACAGGAACTTCCCGAATATGCAGCGGTGTATTTGATGTGCAGAGGGGTTGCTGAATATGGATCGTACTGA
- the rqcH gene encoding ribosome rescue protein RqcH: MKEEMTSADVAALATELGTGEDSLVDSKIGKIYQPGESLLRIHLYIFKKGKANLLIEAGSRLHLSEYIPPSPKNPQSFPMLLRKHIMGGRITYFRQYDFDRIIEIGIKRGDDETVLVVEIFGQGNIILLDCDRKIILPMNPVTFKGRRIRSGEIYQYPEAQLTPLDVNEDQLCEVFSHSDSDVVRTLATRFNLGGILSEEVCLRSGIDKTLPASEVNPQVASRLIEAIGFLFSPLEKGELNPCTVSKPDSKETFDVVPFDLEKYSEFEKNYYDSFNKALDDFFGKRAAKSLEQKKEATVKEKTEDVFLRRLKQQEGAIKKFEKDIEKNTSIAEKIYEHYQDIEQLLQTLLDAREKDYSWKEIQSIISDAKDQLPAAKKIINIDGSQGLVMLDLDGKKVNIDVRLTVPQNAMRYYEKAKKLEKKRKGALAAIEDTKKAMKKKKTAPKKHFKVVHKKHWYERFRWFFSSDGFLIVGGRDATTNEEIVKKYMEKRDLVFHTQAPGAPITVIKTEGKDIPETTLQEAAEFVVSFSSIWKGGQFSGDCYWIYPEQVTKTPESGEYLKKGSFIIRGERNYYRDVPVRAAVGLELKPETRVIGGPVASVRSRGEHVVELTPGKFNQNDIAKKIYRIYVDSLKDVHFVKQIASPDKIANVLPPGESDIKK, encoded by the coding sequence ATGAAAGAAGAGATGACAAGTGCGGATGTGGCTGCACTGGCAACGGAACTTGGCACAGGGGAGGATTCCCTGGTCGATTCCAAGATAGGGAAGATTTATCAGCCCGGTGAGAGCCTCCTGCGTATCCACCTCTATATTTTTAAGAAAGGTAAGGCCAATCTTTTAATTGAAGCCGGAAGCAGGTTGCACCTTAGTGAATATATCCCTCCCAGTCCTAAAAACCCACAATCCTTTCCCATGCTTTTGCGTAAACACATAATGGGTGGACGTATAACTTATTTCAGGCAATATGATTTTGACCGTATTATTGAGATTGGTATAAAAAGAGGGGACGATGAGACCGTTCTTGTCGTAGAGATATTTGGACAGGGCAACATAATATTGCTGGATTGCGACAGAAAAATCATTCTGCCTATGAACCCTGTTACTTTTAAGGGCCGACGTATCAGGAGTGGTGAGATCTACCAGTACCCTGAAGCGCAGTTGACACCTCTTGATGTGAATGAGGACCAGTTATGTGAAGTATTTTCCCATTCCGACTCGGATGTAGTGCGAACCCTGGCAACGCGTTTTAATCTGGGAGGCATCCTTTCAGAAGAAGTCTGTCTGCGAAGTGGTATCGACAAAACCCTTCCTGCTTCGGAAGTTAATCCGCAGGTCGCCTCTAGATTGATTGAAGCAATAGGTTTCCTTTTCTCCCCCCTGGAAAAAGGGGAGTTAAACCCCTGTACTGTTAGCAAACCTGACTCAAAAGAGACTTTTGATGTAGTGCCCTTTGATCTGGAAAAATATTCAGAGTTTGAAAAGAATTACTATGATTCATTCAATAAGGCTCTGGATGATTTCTTTGGCAAAAGAGCTGCTAAATCCCTGGAGCAAAAAAAGGAAGCCACTGTGAAAGAAAAAACAGAAGATGTTTTCCTGCGCAGGCTCAAACAGCAAGAGGGTGCCATTAAGAAATTTGAGAAGGATATAGAGAAAAACACCTCCATTGCCGAGAAGATATATGAACACTATCAGGACATAGAGCAATTACTGCAAACGCTGCTTGATGCCCGTGAAAAAGATTATTCCTGGAAAGAAATCCAGTCAATAATCTCGGATGCAAAGGATCAACTGCCTGCGGCTAAAAAGATAATAAATATCGATGGTTCACAGGGTCTTGTAATGCTGGATCTTGACGGCAAGAAGGTGAATATTGATGTAAGGCTGACCGTTCCCCAGAATGCCATGCGCTATTATGAGAAAGCCAAAAAACTGGAAAAGAAACGTAAAGGTGCCCTTGCTGCAATCGAAGATACGAAAAAGGCAATGAAAAAGAAAAAGACTGCACCGAAAAAGCATTTCAAGGTAGTTCATAAGAAACACTGGTATGAACGTTTCCGATGGTTCTTTTCTTCTGATGGTTTCCTTATTGTAGGGGGCAGGGATGCCACAACCAACGAAGAAATTGTAAAAAAATACATGGAAAAAAGGGATCTCGTATTCCATACTCAGGCACCGGGTGCCCCTATTACTGTTATCAAGACAGAGGGAAAGGACATTCCCGAAACAACCCTGCAGGAAGCAGCAGAATTCGTGGTTTCATTTTCAAGTATATGGAAAGGCGGCCAGTTTAGCGGGGATTGCTACTGGATCTATCCCGAACAGGTCACAAAGACACCGGAATCCGGGGAGTACCTCAAGAAAGGTTCCTTTATTATCCGTGGTGAACGTAATTATTACCGGGATGTGCCTGTCAGAGCTGCCGTGGGGCTGGAACTCAAACCTGAGACCCGGGTAATTGGGGGCCCTGTAGCCTCTGTAAGATCACGGGGTGAACATGTTGTAGAACTCACACCCGGCAAATTCAACCAGAATGATATAGCAAAGAAGATATATCGTATATATGTGGACAGTCTAAAAGATGTGCATTTTGTAAAGCAGATAGCATCCCCTGATAAGATTGCCAATGTATTACCCCCGGGCGAATCAGATATCAAAAAGTGA
- a CDS encoding mRNA surveillance protein pelota, with amino-acid sequence MRVTKKNLKGNEGEITVVPETLDDLWHLKYIIEKGDLVFALTKRKSDSSNDKIRPEKTEKKTVRLGIRVENLEFHKFSNRLRLHGPIEHGMDAGSYHTLNVEDGVDISIIKRWKKDQIERINEAEASSKKPGVIIVAVEEGDADIGLVRHYGVESYAHICQSSGKGEGTLREVFFNEILDKLKYVVSDSQSVVVAGPGFTKDDFLKYIESNDPELAAGIIVEDTSSIGTSGFQEVLRRGAVDRIMEQSRIAREASLMESLLKEIAMDGKVVYGVEEVKRANNYGSIETLLISDEFLLHEREKGEGGGIDSFIRNVEYSQGKLVVFSTEFEPGQKLEALGGIAALLRFKI; translated from the coding sequence ATGAGAGTTACCAAAAAAAATCTGAAAGGAAATGAAGGGGAAATCACCGTCGTACCGGAGACCCTGGATGACCTCTGGCATCTTAAGTACATAATCGAGAAAGGGGACCTTGTATTCGCCTTGACCAAACGCAAATCCGACTCTTCCAACGATAAGATACGTCCTGAAAAAACCGAGAAGAAGACTGTGCGGCTTGGTATAAGGGTCGAAAACCTGGAATTCCATAAATTTTCCAACCGTCTCAGGCTTCATGGTCCCATTGAGCACGGTATGGATGCCGGTTCTTATCATACCCTGAATGTCGAGGACGGGGTTGATATTTCCATAATAAAGCGCTGGAAAAAAGACCAGATTGAAAGGATTAATGAGGCAGAGGCATCCTCGAAAAAACCGGGCGTGATAATTGTTGCAGTCGAGGAAGGGGATGCTGACATTGGGCTTGTGCGCCATTATGGTGTGGAATCCTATGCCCATATCTGCCAGTCTTCGGGAAAAGGGGAGGGCACTCTCAGAGAGGTCTTTTTCAATGAGATTCTTGACAAGCTTAAATATGTGGTTTCAGATTCTCAATCTGTCGTGGTTGCAGGACCCGGGTTTACCAAGGATGATTTTCTCAAATACATTGAATCAAATGACCCTGAGCTTGCGGCAGGTATTATCGTGGAGGATACTTCTTCGATAGGCACATCTGGTTTTCAGGAAGTGTTGCGCAGAGGTGCGGTTGACAGGATAATGGAACAATCACGTATAGCCCGGGAAGCATCCCTCATGGAGTCCCTGCTAAAGGAAATAGCTATGGATGGCAAAGTTGTCTATGGGGTAGAGGAAGTTAAGCGGGCCAACAATTACGGTTCCATTGAAACGCTTCTCATTTCCGATGAATTCCTGCTTCATGAACGGGAGAAAGGCGAAGGTGGAGGAATTGACTCTTTCATAAGGAATGTAGAATATTCTCAGGGTAAGCTTGTGGTTTTCAGTACAGAGTTTGAACCCGGGCAAAAACTGGAAGCGCTTGGTGGAATTGCCGCACTCCTGAGATTTAAAATTTGA
- a CDS encoding DNA integrity scanning protein DisA nucleotide-binding domain protein, which yields MDTADILVKSAIETATQIKATAIIVSGDVDRNLFDCDLPVYFAANPSRNAVESLIPLDEEEGRLKQIVNQIQRDAAVSIEDVENAASIEQAIGNIKKGNVVGLIITDDSGAVIIHNISGNPLLKALEKFEQRVSPEIIRAVLKIALEIASMGREGSPVGTAFIIGDLEEVMQRSHQMILNPYSGHPEDERNILKKNNRESIKEFALLDGVFIISKEGVVHAAGRYLDVDAKDIGINKGLGGRHVSAAAITRDTVSVAITVSESGGTVRMFMDGKEMASIECNDRAIRKH from the coding sequence ATGGACACCGCTGACATACTTGTAAAATCCGCAATTGAAACTGCAACACAAATTAAGGCTACTGCAATAATCGTATCAGGAGATGTTGACAGAAATTTATTTGATTGCGACCTGCCCGTCTACTTTGCTGCTAATCCATCAAGAAATGCCGTTGAAAGCCTGATACCTCTTGACGAAGAAGAAGGAAGGTTAAAACAAATTGTCAACCAGATCCAGAGAGATGCCGCGGTTTCCATAGAAGATGTAGAAAATGCAGCATCTATTGAGCAGGCAATCGGGAATATTAAAAAAGGAAATGTTGTAGGACTGATAATTACAGATGATTCAGGGGCTGTAATAATCCATAATATTTCAGGGAATCCACTATTAAAAGCGCTGGAAAAATTTGAACAGAGAGTCTCCCCTGAAATAATAAGAGCAGTTCTTAAAATTGCTCTGGAAATTGCTTCCATGGGCAGGGAAGGCAGCCCCGTAGGTACAGCTTTTATAATCGGTGATCTTGAAGAAGTGATGCAGCGCTCCCACCAGATGATCCTCAACCCTTATTCAGGCCATCCTGAAGATGAAAGGAACATCTTAAAGAAAAACAACCGGGAATCCATTAAAGAATTTGCTCTGCTTGATGGCGTATTTATAATATCCAAAGAAGGAGTAGTGCATGCTGCAGGTCGTTATCTGGATGTTGATGCAAAGGACATAGGGATAAATAAGGGACTGGGAGGCAGGCATGTATCAGCAGCTGCTATAACAAGGGACACCGTGTCAGTTGCAATAACTGTTTCAGAAAGTGGCGGAACAGTACGGATGTTCATGGATGGCAAGGAAATGGCCTCTATAGAGTGTAACGACAGGGCCATTCGCAAACACTGA
- the thpR gene encoding RNA 2',3'-cyclic phosphodiesterase has protein sequence MVRIFVAVELPVDFTQVIKEVQENFRELGKMKIVPAELVHVTLKFLGEVDEDKIAEITQSLENISCEPFTCLIKGVGIFPNAKRPRVLWLGIEGDFGPLYKQVEYYLEKEGFESDTREFTAHATIARIKHIPRSNMNQFASIVEETEDVEFGKFTVDNFRLKKSILTPEGPVYETLRQFNL, from the coding sequence TTGGTAAGGATATTTGTTGCTGTGGAGTTGCCGGTGGATTTTACACAGGTAATAAAAGAAGTACAGGAAAATTTCAGGGAACTGGGAAAGATGAAAATTGTCCCTGCGGAATTGGTCCATGTAACCTTGAAATTTCTGGGGGAAGTTGATGAAGACAAAATTGCGGAAATAACACAATCACTTGAAAATATTTCCTGTGAGCCTTTCACATGCCTTATAAAAGGGGTGGGGATATTTCCCAATGCCAAAAGACCGCGTGTATTATGGCTTGGTATCGAAGGCGATTTTGGCCCTTTGTATAAGCAGGTTGAATACTACCTTGAAAAAGAAGGTTTTGAATCCGATACGCGTGAATTTACTGCTCATGCAACTATTGCACGAATAAAACACATTCCTCGCTCCAATATGAACCAGTTTGCCAGTATAGTTGAGGAAACGGAGGATGTCGAATTCGGGAAATTTACGGTTGACAATTTCAGGCTAAAAAAAAGTATATTGACTCCAGAAGGGCCTGTATATGAAACCCTCCGGCAGTTCAATCTTTAA
- a CDS encoding FAD:protein FMN transferase codes for MNPKYLLILTLIIIITVGFAYVQSTSEDNSEEYRTYNQTRMLMDTSVTITVVDNNEVHAYNSIEDAFMKMERASNLLDSYNKSSETYILNENKEIKNASDDIIYVIERGIYYSQISDGAFDITVKPVLDLWASKFGPDKPNIPPTENEINNTLSLVNSSNITINDNTIIIGKNMGIVLGGIAKGYAVDRAIGSLQENGIDDGFVNAGGDGRYIGEKPDGQEWSIGLQDPDKQAEPITIINARNIAVATSGNYERYYNKSASVSHIADPRTGYPVSHLISATIIAPTAIEADALATTVFVMEEEKGLEMIEKLEGVECLLINSEKEITRSSGFAKYEQLKD; via the coding sequence ATGAACCCGAAATACCTGTTGATTCTTACATTAATAATCATTATAACTGTTGGGTTTGCATACGTGCAATCCACATCTGAAGATAATTCTGAAGAATACCGTACATATAACCAGACAAGAATGCTGATGGACACAAGTGTCACAATAACTGTTGTGGACAACAATGAAGTACATGCATATAACAGCATTGAAGATGCTTTCATGAAAATGGAAAGGGCATCCAATCTGCTTGATTCCTACAACAAAAGCAGTGAGACCTACATCCTCAATGAAAACAAGGAAATCAAAAATGCCAGTGATGATATAATATACGTAATTGAACGTGGAATTTATTATTCACAGATCAGCGATGGGGCATTTGACATAACTGTAAAACCCGTACTGGACCTGTGGGCAAGCAAATTCGGACCCGATAAACCTAATATTCCCCCTACAGAGAACGAAATAAACAACACACTTTCCCTCGTAAACTCCTCAAATATCACCATAAATGACAACACAATAATTATTGGAAAGAATATGGGAATCGTTCTTGGAGGAATTGCCAAGGGATATGCCGTAGACAGGGCAATCGGGAGCCTGCAGGAAAACGGAATTGATGATGGATTTGTCAATGCTGGTGGAGACGGACGATATATAGGAGAAAAACCCGATGGACAGGAATGGTCTATCGGGCTTCAGGACCCGGATAAACAAGCAGAACCAATAACCATAATCAATGCCCGCAATATAGCTGTTGCGACCAGCGGCAACTACGAACGCTACTATAACAAATCCGCCAGCGTATCACACATTGCGGATCCCCGCACAGGCTATCCCGTTTCACACCTGATCAGTGCAACTATAATAGCTCCTACAGCCATAGAGGCAGATGCACTTGCAACTACTGTTTTTGTGATGGAAGAAGAAAAGGGGCTTGAAATGATAGAAAAGCTGGAAGGGGTGGAATGCCTCCTTATAAACAGTGAGAAAGAGATTACCAGGTCAAGCGGGTTTGCTAAATACGAACAACTTAAAGATTGA
- the mmcA gene encoding methanogenesis multiheme c-type cytochrome, with protein MASLKASLVAVSFIVLVLAGINLYLGYSGNDLLAHHYMTDGEWTDSSCGGCHMGVYEEVAESSHVQRDIAQWEPLTNYHVEVQGEEQWVKEYGRYHPGGGELEEYGVDIDCMSCHEQYGLYDAEKRAMAFESGNFSAANDAALEDAIPVVQQDPLHVATYTLDVVTPLPMLIVFHDAVNAAPTKTSCIDSCHEMNVPTTAVMWASEDYEEYDVHAEVNCVECHTTEEHNIATSEVHAPETTEEESVHGELGSMKSCEDADCHEGISHGPIADAHLEFLECQSCHIPALPGGELPGGTPLKSFNWSSGERVDNYRMEDFAPQLAWSDGVQEGKLNLPDSKNDSDVKLTSFNVVTGSWWDAGQDSDVLANPHTSASMGDPIPTAEVKAADSNGDGTVTSEEMQAYDGDSEDTPDYPNAILRQVDLHYKLGHNIAGSETGMADPLMCDDCHGVSASETLQQVHFEERPDCQTCHEVQPVIDWAALGYDSDPAETDPPTNFSAKTIDIKIPGAKPPEVEREPAF; from the coding sequence ATGGCAAGTTTGAAAGCAAGTCTCGTTGCGGTTTCATTTATCGTCCTTGTATTAGCAGGGATAAACCTGTATTTGGGATACAGTGGAAACGATCTTCTTGCACACCACTATATGACAGATGGTGAATGGACAGACTCAAGTTGTGGTGGCTGTCATATGGGTGTGTATGAAGAAGTTGCTGAATCCTCTCATGTACAGAGGGACATCGCTCAGTGGGAACCCCTGACCAATTATCACGTTGAGGTCCAGGGAGAAGAACAGTGGGTGAAAGAATATGGTCGCTATCATCCTGGCGGGGGTGAACTGGAAGAATACGGTGTTGATATTGATTGTATGAGCTGCCATGAACAATATGGCTTATATGATGCTGAAAAGAGAGCTATGGCTTTTGAATCAGGGAATTTCTCCGCTGCCAATGATGCTGCTTTGGAAGATGCCATACCTGTGGTTCAGCAGGATCCCTTACATGTGGCCACCTATACCCTTGATGTGGTAACACCTCTGCCAATGCTCATAGTTTTCCATGATGCTGTGAATGCAGCTCCTACCAAGACTTCATGCATCGACAGCTGTCATGAGATGAATGTCCCGACAACTGCTGTGATGTGGGCTTCAGAGGACTATGAAGAGTACGATGTGCATGCTGAAGTCAATTGTGTTGAATGTCACACTACAGAAGAACACAACATTGCCACAAGCGAGGTTCATGCACCTGAAACAACTGAAGAGGAGTCGGTGCACGGTGAACTGGGTTCCATGAAAAGTTGTGAGGATGCAGATTGTCACGAGGGAATATCCCACGGCCCAATCGCAGATGCTCATCTGGAATTCCTGGAATGCCAGTCGTGTCATATTCCTGCCCTGCCGGGTGGTGAATTGCCCGGAGGCACTCCACTTAAGTCTTTTAACTGGTCATCAGGTGAACGTGTGGATAACTACAGAATGGAAGACTTTGCTCCACAACTTGCCTGGTCCGATGGTGTACAGGAAGGTAAACTCAATTTGCCTGACAGTAAGAATGATAGTGATGTCAAGCTTACTTCTTTCAATGTGGTAACAGGTAGCTGGTGGGACGCAGGCCAGGATTCCGATGTCCTTGCCAATCCACATACCAGTGCTTCAATGGGTGACCCGATACCTACGGCTGAGGTAAAAGCAGCTGATTCAAATGGTGATGGAACGGTAACTTCTGAGGAAATGCAGGCTTATGATGGTGACAGTGAAGATACACCGGATTATCCGAATGCTATCTTGAGGCAGGTTGATCTTCACTATAAGCTGGGACACAATATTGCAGGTTCTGAAACCGGAATGGCAGACCCTCTTATGTGTGATGACTGTCACGGGGTCTCTGCTTCAGAAACCCTTCAGCAAGTCCACTTTGAGGAAAGGCCGGATTGCCAGACCTGTCATGAAGTGCAGCCTGTAATTGACTGGGCAGCCCTTGGATATGACAGTGATCCTGCAGAAACCGATCCTCCTACCAATTTCTCTGCAAAGACCATAGATATAAAAATACCCGGGGCAAAGCCACCTGAGGTAGAAAGGGAGCCTGCATTCTAA
- the rnfC gene encoding Rnf electron transport complex subunit RnfC yields MAEINVMETIPEKMIIPLKQHNGDICEPLVSKGEVVKVGQKIGECPSDKCAAIHSSICGEVVSVEESSHPSGNRINSVVIQPIEETECEDFTPFKDSGKEQLISAIKEAGIVENYGTPTHLVLNPPDCDIDTVLINATASEWVGHSYETPLEYASQMLDSLRLLMKAAGASRGAIVLRNDDKDSIDAFNGLDYEGKTVMVAPLIGKRRVDYYFNDQNTDIIVVSQDKIYGKNIFEYFTYNVTGRKVPFRCTPASAGIAICGVKSAKAIHDLVNTGMPYIETVVTVSGQVNNPQHLLVKIGTSFKDVIEACGGYSGEPAKLISNGVITGVAQYEEEVPVTKMTTSIIVQGKDEVLKDISKECIHCARCVDVCPVDLTPNRIAALANQGRFDECKQMHVENCIECGRCSSVCPSKIHIMQLLQYSKEAIAKAYEDLSEKESSNLKLGCACGSE; encoded by the coding sequence ATGGCAGAAATTAATGTAATGGAAACAATCCCTGAAAAAATGATTATTCCTCTCAAGCAGCACAATGGGGATATTTGTGAACCGCTTGTAAGTAAAGGGGAAGTTGTTAAGGTTGGCCAGAAGATCGGTGAATGTCCTTCTGATAAATGTGCTGCAATCCATTCTAGCATCTGCGGGGAAGTGGTTTCAGTTGAGGAAAGCTCACATCCATCCGGCAACAGGATAAACAGCGTAGTTATCCAGCCCATAGAAGAAACAGAATGTGAAGATTTCACTCCCTTCAAAGATTCCGGTAAGGAGCAATTAATCTCGGCTATCAAAGAGGCAGGTATCGTGGAAAATTACGGTACTCCTACGCACCTAGTATTGAATCCTCCTGATTGTGATATCGATACAGTCTTGATCAATGCCACTGCATCGGAATGGGTCGGCCATAGTTATGAAACTCCTCTGGAATATGCATCACAGATGCTTGATTCGCTCCGTTTGTTGATGAAAGCCGCCGGTGCCAGCCGGGGGGCCATTGTTTTGAGAAATGATGATAAGGATTCAATCGATGCCTTTAATGGACTGGATTATGAGGGTAAAACTGTAATGGTGGCCCCTCTTATCGGTAAAAGAAGGGTTGATTATTATTTCAATGACCAGAATACTGATATCATCGTAGTTTCACAGGACAAAATATACGGCAAAAATATTTTTGAATATTTCACTTATAATGTTACAGGCAGGAAAGTACCTTTCCGTTGCACTCCGGCCAGCGCAGGGATTGCTATATGTGGGGTGAAATCTGCAAAAGCCATTCATGACCTGGTCAATACCGGAATGCCATATATAGAAACTGTGGTTACTGTTTCCGGTCAGGTGAATAATCCTCAGCATCTACTGGTAAAAATAGGTACTTCTTTCAAAGATGTTATCGAAGCCTGTGGTGGTTATAGTGGTGAACCTGCAAAACTTATCTCAAATGGGGTAATCACAGGAGTGGCACAGTATGAAGAAGAAGTCCCGGTTACCAAAATGACCACTTCGATTATAGTTCAGGGCAAAGATGAAGTACTAAAGGATATTTCAAAGGAATGTATCCATTGTGCCCGCTGTGTAGATGTGTGCCCCGTAGATCTGACCCCAAACAGGATAGCAGCTCTTGCAAATCAGGGTCGGTTTGATGAATGCAAGCAGATGCATGTGGAAAATTGTATAGAATGTGGTAGATGTTCCTCGGTCTGTCCCAGTAAGATACACATAATGCAGTTGCTGCAGTATTCCAAGGAAGCGATTGCAAAAGCATACGAAGATTTGTCTGAAAAAGAATCATCAAATCTTAAATTAGGATGTGCATGCGGAAGTGAATAA
- the rnfD gene encoding Rnf electron transport complex subunit RnfD, with the protein MTLTISAPPHIKQDTTFRKITWIKFLALLPVSLVSVYFFGLYALALILAGIGMAVVTEVVIQKAFKKEVTVTNGHAPLIGLMVALLVPGEAPIWIPIVGAFFAVAIGKHAFGGIGSYIFNPVLVAWVFLQLAYWSAMYPASFPELGGISDLFLENGAGLLVGVSPIALVGGLYLILKRYVEWKVPLFYALTTLVLALLIGDKLSHVVTGAFVFGVLFLATDSPSSPVTKNGRIIYGIFCGLLTVIYGHFANYIFAVFYGIFLANCVASFIDNNTLPRSFGEESLLQRKYRLMVDKIPLEKLGVKIDD; encoded by the coding sequence ATGACTCTTACAATATCAGCTCCCCCTCATATCAAGCAAGACACTACATTCAGAAAAATAACCTGGATTAAATTTTTGGCTCTTCTGCCGGTAAGTCTTGTATCAGTTTACTTTTTCGGACTATATGCCCTTGCTCTCATTCTTGCAGGAATTGGTATGGCGGTAGTTACGGAAGTGGTAATACAGAAAGCCTTCAAAAAGGAAGTTACAGTAACCAATGGCCATGCTCCATTGATTGGACTAATGGTTGCCCTATTGGTGCCAGGTGAAGCTCCTATATGGATTCCGATAGTCGGTGCCTTCTTTGCAGTGGCTATTGGTAAACACGCTTTTGGAGGGATTGGTTCATACATTTTCAATCCGGTGCTTGTTGCCTGGGTTTTCCTGCAGTTGGCTTACTGGTCTGCTATGTATCCTGCATCTTTCCCCGAATTGGGTGGCATATCCGATCTGTTTCTTGAAAATGGAGCAGGTCTGCTTGTCGGCGTATCCCCGATTGCTTTAGTTGGCGGATTATATCTGATTTTAAAAAGATATGTAGAATGGAAGGTCCCGCTTTTTTACGCATTGACGACCCTTGTGCTTGCCCTGTTGATTGGGGACAAGCTCAGTCATGTTGTAACCGGTGCATTTGTTTTTGGTGTGTTATTCCTTGCAACTGATTCTCCTTCATCTCCCGTTACAAAGAATGGAAGAATTATTTATGGTATTTTCTGTGGGCTGTTGACTGTGATATATGGTCACTTTGCAAACTACATATTTGCGGTTTTCTATGGTATATTCCTGGCAAACTGTGTAGCATCATTTATTGATAATAACACTCTGCCTCGGTCATTTGGAGAAGAATCCTTACTTCAACGTAAATACCGCCTTATGGTGGATAAAATACCCCTTGAAAAACTGGGGGTGAAAATTGATGACTGA